DNA from candidate division WOR-3 bacterium:
GTGATCGTCGGGATCGGCGTCGCTCTGCTTGCGGCGGTTTTGTTCGGCAGGAACCTGCCGGTGGAACCATCACGGCTGCTGAACCCGGTGCGCTGGTTCTGGTTGCTGGCCTACATCCCGGTCTTTGCCTACATGTGTCTGAAGTGCAATATCGATGTCGCCTTGCGGGTGCTGTCGCCCGGCTTGCAGCTCAAGCCCGGTATCGTGAGGATCCGCACGAGCCTGAAGTCCGACATAGCGCGTGTCTTTCTTGCCAACTCCATCACCCTGACGCCCGGGACCATGACCGTCGAACTCAAGGAAGACGTGCTCTACATTCACTGGATCGAGGTCGGTTCAACAGACCCGGTCGAGGCGGGCAGGACGATCATCGGGCCCTTTGAGTACTTCCTCTCGCGGATATTCGATTGATGGAAGCCAAATGACCATACTCATCGTTGTGCTGTCGCTGGGAGCATTCTTCTGCCTCTATCGAGCTTTGCAGGGGCCGTCCATCCCGGACCGGGCGATTGCGGTTGACATCATGGCTGTCATTTTTTCCAGCATCACGGCACTGATGGCGATCGAGTACAAGCTGGCGTATCTGATCGACCTCTCGATTGCCTTGGCCGTTATCTCGTTTGTCGGCACGCTGGCGCTGGCCAAGTACCTGGAGGGGAGGAGCCTCGATGATTGACGTTCTTGGCTGGATCAGCCTATGCACCGGGGTTGGATTCACCGTGCTGGGCTGCCTCGGCCTGGTGCGCTTTCCGGATCTCTACAACCGGATGCAGGCCGCGACGAAGTGCGTCACCCTGGGTACCTGCGGCATCATGCTGGGCGTCTTCCTGAAGAGCGGATTCGGCGCGCTGGGCGTAAAGGCCTTGCTGTGTGCTCTGTTTGTG
Protein-coding regions in this window:
- a CDS encoding cation:proton antiporter, encoding MTILIVVLSLGAFFCLYRALQGPSIPDRAIAVDIMAVIFSSITALMAIEYKLAYLIDLSIALAVISFVGTLALAKYLEGRSLDD
- a CDS encoding Na+/H+ antiporter subunit G; this translates as MIDVLGWISLCTGVGFTVLGCLGLVRFPDLYNRMQAATKCVTLGTCGIMLGVFLKSGFGALGVKALLCALFVLITVPVAAHALARGSLIFGVKLWKDTVKDEFTDDRGGESIIEGPK
- a CDS encoding Na+/H+ antiporter subunit D; this translates as MGRRIGYFVFGFAVWMLLVYTLHYQEVIVGIGVALLAAVLFGRNLPVEPSRLLNPVRWFWLLAYIPVFAYMCLKCNIDVALRVLSPGLQLKPGIVRIRTSLKSDIARVFLANSITLTPGTMTVELKEDVLYIHWIEVGSTDPVEAGRTIIGPFEYFLSRIFD